One part of the Phoenix dactylifera cultivar Barhee BC4 chromosome 4, palm_55x_up_171113_PBpolish2nd_filt_p, whole genome shotgun sequence genome encodes these proteins:
- the LOC103712821 gene encoding AP-3 complex subunit delta-like isoform X2 produces the protein MAGGSSSSSSSFSTAPAPSLVDSLFQRSLDDLIKALRSQPAGAEPSLLSRAVAEIRREIRSPDPDTKAVALQKLTYLSSLHGLDASWAAFHALELLPSPSPLHKRLAYVAASLSFHPSTTDVLPLSTHQLRKDLSPSSPPPFSSLALHLLSLSASPDLALHLAPDLLPLLSPRSSPSSPLRPKAAAAALRTLSVCPDVAPLLFKPLVDCLSSPDLRVVSAAVGAFAELASSGDPTPYLPLAPEFYRVLAESGSNWILIKLLKIFTRLAPLEPRLAARLVDPLCDLLRRSSAQSLVFECVRTVFSGLPDHDRAVRLAVDKVREFLASADDPNLRYLGLRALSMLGPRHSWAVEESREAVIRSLADPDPNIRREALHLIMVMVFDSNVVEISVLLVNYAMKSDPIFANELLDAVLTTCRRNVYELIVDFDWYVSLLGEMARNPHCTRGEEIERQIVDIGLRVRDARPELVRVARGLLIDPALLGNPFLCRILSAAAWVSGEYVEFSRNPLELVEALLQPRTSLLPPLVRAVYIQAVFKVLAFCFSTYIDQLEISQLSSLGNSTTGGASSIVESNTAAAASCIADGIAGMESTDGIATVGPLSENDEVEVHGRARNLLGLIHMLREILTWKTEEQGFIKDNRIGEIVNLLQSMFSEELGPVSVNAQNRVPVPEGLVLEENLADLAWTLTEDDTAPSMSISFSLRSHQHGKTKDAAASSVRSASLLAEHRKRHGLYYLPTEKDETESNDYPRANDPLLPASQGDVPEDLVKLTKQSLIPRKVKHTKPRPVVIKLDEGDGVSTFPSTTVKESKDDLLSGAIHDALLGEGKPSSSQKRYSDKSSRGRVKDIADTGESVSQSKENLESGNREHRSSGSKSKHRGHGKERHRSPQKNEEKEEKNHRNSARSSHHHERHKHRPRGEALLNVAPRAPVIQHFLL, from the exons ATGGCGGggggctcctcctcctcctcctcctccttctcgacCGCCCCCGCCCCATCCCTCGTGGACTCGCTGTTCCAGCGCTCTCTGGACGACCTGATCAAGGCCCTCCGCTCCCAGCCCGCCGGGGCCGagccctccctcctctcccgcgCCGTCGCCGAGATCCGCCGCGAGATCCGCTCGCCGGACCCCGACACCAAAGCTGTCGCCCTCCAGAAGCTCACCTACCTCTCCTCCCTCCACGGCCTCGACGCCTCCTGGGCCGCCTTCCACGCCCTCGAGctcctcccctccccctccccccttcATAAGCGCCTCGCCTACGTCgccgcctccctctccttccaccCCTCCACCACTGACGTCCTCCCCCTCTCCACCCACCAGCTCCGCAAGGACctctccccctcctcccctccccccttctcctcccTCGCCCTCcaccttctctccctctccgccTCGCCCGACCTCGCCCTCCACCTCGCGCCcgacctcctccccctcctctcccctcgcagttctccctcctctcctctccgccCCAAGGCCGCTGCCGCTGCCCTCCGCACCCTCTCCGTCTGCCCCGACGTCGCccccctcctcttcaagccCCTCGTTGACTGCCTCTCCTCCCCCGACCTCCGCGTCGTCTCCGCCGCCGTCGGCGCCTTCGCCGAGCTCGCCTCATCCGGTGACCCCACCCCCTACCTCCCCCTCGCCCCCGAGTTCTACCGCGTCCTCGCCGAGTCCGGCAGCAACTGGATCCTcatcaagctcctcaagatcttCACCCGCCTCGCCCCTCTCGAGCCCCGCCTCGCTGCCCGCCTCGTCGACCCCCTCTGCGACCTCCTCCGCCGCTCCTCCGCCCAGTCCCTTGTCTTCGAGTGCGTCCGCACCGTCTTCTCTGGCCTCCCCGACCACGACCGCGCCGTCCGCCTCGCCGTCGACAAGGTCAGGGAGTTCCTCGCCAGCGCCGATGACCCCAACCTCCGCTACCTCGGGCTGCGCGCCCTCTCCATGCTCGGCCCGCGGCACTCCTGGGCCGTGGAGGAGAGCCGGGAGGCGGTGATCCGGTCCCTCGCCGACCCCGACCCCAACATACGCCGCGAGGCCCTGCACCTCATCATGGTGATGGTGTTTGACAGCAACGTCGTCGAGATCTCCGTTCTCCTGGTCAACTACGCCATGAAGTCCGACCCCATTTTCGCCAACGAACTACTCGACGCAGTGCTCACCACCTGCCGGAGGAACGTGTACGAGCTGATCGTGGATTTCGATTGGTATGTCTCGCTCCTCGGGGAGATGGCCAGGAACCCGCACTGCACCCGGGGGGAGGAGATCGAGCGGCAGATCGTGGATATCGGGCTGAGGGTCAGGGATGCGAGGCCGGAGCTCGTCCGCGTGGCTCGAGGTCTCTTGATTGATCCTGCTCTGCTTGGGAACCCGTTTCTCTGCAGGATACTGTCTGCGGCTGCTTGGGTTTCGGGGGAGTATGTCGAGTTCTCAAGGAATCCGTTGGAGCTTGTCGAGGCACTGCTGCAGCCGAGGACTAGTCTTCTCCCTCCTTTGGTGAGAGCTGTTTATATTCAAGCAGTGTTTAAAGTTCTCGCCTTTTGTTTCAGTACATATATCGATCAACTGGAAATCAGTCAACTTTCATCCCTTGGCAATTCAACCACTGGAGGTGCGTCCTCCATTGTAGAATCTaacactgctgctgctgctagtTGCATAGCGGATGGAATTGCTGGGATGGAGAGCACTGATGGCATTGCTACTG TGGGTCCACTATCAGAGAATGATGAAGTGGAAGTTCATGGGCGGGCAAGGAATCTGCTTGGTTTGATTCACATGTTACGGGAGATTCTAACTTGGAAGACTGAGGAGCAGGGCTTTATAAAAGATAACAGGATTGGTGAAATTGTGAACCTTCTGCAATCAATGTTTTCTGAAGAGCTAGGTCCGGTTTCTGTGAATGCTCAGAATAGAGTTCCTGTACCTGAGGGTCTTGTTCTTGAGGAAAATCTTGCTGATCTTGCCTGGACTTTAACTGAGGATGATACCGCTCCATCCATGTCAATTTCATTTTCCCTTCGAAGTCATCAACATGGGAAGACAAAGGATGCTGCTGCATCATCAGTTCGGTCAGCATCTCTGCTTGCTGAACACCGTAAACGGCATGGATTGTATTACCTTCCTACAGAGAAAGATGAGACTGAATCGAATGATTACCCACGTGCCAACGATCCTCTGTTGCCAGCCAGTCAAGGTGATGTACCTGAGGACCTTGTAAAGCTCACCAAGCAATCACTGATTCCCAGAAAGGTAAAGCACACAAAGCCACGCCCTGTAGTGATAAAACTGGATGAAGGTGATGGAGTCTCAACTTTTCCTTCGACAACagtgaaggaatcaaaagatgatTTGCTATCTGGTGCAATACATGATGCTCTTTTGGGAGAAGGCAAACCATCATCATCACAAAAAAGGTATTCGGACAAGTCATCCCGAGGAAGAGTCAAAGATATAGCAGATACTGGTGAATCTGTTTCTCAGTCAAAAGAAAATCTAGAGTCGGGTAATAGAGAACATCGGAGTTCAGGTTCTAAGAGTAAACATCGTGGTCATGGTAAAGAAAGACATAGAAGCCCTCAGAAGAatgaggagaaggaagagaaaaatCATAGGAACTCAGCAAGGAGCagtcatcatcatgaaagacaTAAGCATAGGCCAAGAGGGGAGGCTCTTCTAAATGTAGCTCCACGGGCACCAGTTATCCAACATTTCCTTTTGtga
- the LOC103712821 gene encoding AP-3 complex subunit delta-like isoform X1, with protein sequence MAGGSSSSSSSFSTAPAPSLVDSLFQRSLDDLIKALRSQPAGAEPSLLSRAVAEIRREIRSPDPDTKAVALQKLTYLSSLHGLDASWAAFHALELLPSPSPLHKRLAYVAASLSFHPSTTDVLPLSTHQLRKDLSPSSPPPFSSLALHLLSLSASPDLALHLAPDLLPLLSPRSSPSSPLRPKAAAAALRTLSVCPDVAPLLFKPLVDCLSSPDLRVVSAAVGAFAELASSGDPTPYLPLAPEFYRVLAESGSNWILIKLLKIFTRLAPLEPRLAARLVDPLCDLLRRSSAQSLVFECVRTVFSGLPDHDRAVRLAVDKVREFLASADDPNLRYLGLRALSMLGPRHSWAVEESREAVIRSLADPDPNIRREALHLIMVMVFDSNVVEISVLLVNYAMKSDPIFANELLDAVLTTCRRNVYELIVDFDWYVSLLGEMARNPHCTRGEEIERQIVDIGLRVRDARPELVRVARGLLIDPALLGNPFLCRILSAAAWVSGEYVEFSRNPLELVEALLQPRTSLLPPLVRAVYIQAVFKVLAFCFSTYIDQLEISQLSSSIVESNTAAAASCIADGIAGMESTDGIATGDKPASLFSSIENKDPFTCESLTKLLILIETAVGPLSENDEVEVHGRARNLLGLIHMLREILTWKTEEQGFIKDNRIGEIVNLLQSMFSEELGPVSVNAQNRVPVPEGLVLEENLADLAWTLTEDDTAPSMSISFSLRSHQHGKTKDAAASSVRSASLLAEHRKRHGLYYLPTEKDETESNDYPRANDPLLPASQGDVPEDLVKLTKQSLIPRKVKHTKPRPVVIKLDEGDGVSTFPSTTVKESKDDLLSGAIHDALLGEGKPSSSQKRYSDKSSRGRVKDIADTGESVSQSKENLESGNREHRSSGSKSKHRGHGKERHRSPQKNEEKEEKNHRNSARSSHHHERHKHRPRGEALLNVAPRAPVIQHFLL encoded by the exons ATGGCGGggggctcctcctcctcctcctcctccttctcgacCGCCCCCGCCCCATCCCTCGTGGACTCGCTGTTCCAGCGCTCTCTGGACGACCTGATCAAGGCCCTCCGCTCCCAGCCCGCCGGGGCCGagccctccctcctctcccgcgCCGTCGCCGAGATCCGCCGCGAGATCCGCTCGCCGGACCCCGACACCAAAGCTGTCGCCCTCCAGAAGCTCACCTACCTCTCCTCCCTCCACGGCCTCGACGCCTCCTGGGCCGCCTTCCACGCCCTCGAGctcctcccctccccctccccccttcATAAGCGCCTCGCCTACGTCgccgcctccctctccttccaccCCTCCACCACTGACGTCCTCCCCCTCTCCACCCACCAGCTCCGCAAGGACctctccccctcctcccctccccccttctcctcccTCGCCCTCcaccttctctccctctccgccTCGCCCGACCTCGCCCTCCACCTCGCGCCcgacctcctccccctcctctcccctcgcagttctccctcctctcctctccgccCCAAGGCCGCTGCCGCTGCCCTCCGCACCCTCTCCGTCTGCCCCGACGTCGCccccctcctcttcaagccCCTCGTTGACTGCCTCTCCTCCCCCGACCTCCGCGTCGTCTCCGCCGCCGTCGGCGCCTTCGCCGAGCTCGCCTCATCCGGTGACCCCACCCCCTACCTCCCCCTCGCCCCCGAGTTCTACCGCGTCCTCGCCGAGTCCGGCAGCAACTGGATCCTcatcaagctcctcaagatcttCACCCGCCTCGCCCCTCTCGAGCCCCGCCTCGCTGCCCGCCTCGTCGACCCCCTCTGCGACCTCCTCCGCCGCTCCTCCGCCCAGTCCCTTGTCTTCGAGTGCGTCCGCACCGTCTTCTCTGGCCTCCCCGACCACGACCGCGCCGTCCGCCTCGCCGTCGACAAGGTCAGGGAGTTCCTCGCCAGCGCCGATGACCCCAACCTCCGCTACCTCGGGCTGCGCGCCCTCTCCATGCTCGGCCCGCGGCACTCCTGGGCCGTGGAGGAGAGCCGGGAGGCGGTGATCCGGTCCCTCGCCGACCCCGACCCCAACATACGCCGCGAGGCCCTGCACCTCATCATGGTGATGGTGTTTGACAGCAACGTCGTCGAGATCTCCGTTCTCCTGGTCAACTACGCCATGAAGTCCGACCCCATTTTCGCCAACGAACTACTCGACGCAGTGCTCACCACCTGCCGGAGGAACGTGTACGAGCTGATCGTGGATTTCGATTGGTATGTCTCGCTCCTCGGGGAGATGGCCAGGAACCCGCACTGCACCCGGGGGGAGGAGATCGAGCGGCAGATCGTGGATATCGGGCTGAGGGTCAGGGATGCGAGGCCGGAGCTCGTCCGCGTGGCTCGAGGTCTCTTGATTGATCCTGCTCTGCTTGGGAACCCGTTTCTCTGCAGGATACTGTCTGCGGCTGCTTGGGTTTCGGGGGAGTATGTCGAGTTCTCAAGGAATCCGTTGGAGCTTGTCGAGGCACTGCTGCAGCCGAGGACTAGTCTTCTCCCTCCTTTGGTGAGAGCTGTTTATATTCAAGCAGTGTTTAAAGTTCTCGCCTTTTGTTTCAGTACATATATCGATCAACTGGAAATCAGTCAACTTTCATCC TCCATTGTAGAATCTaacactgctgctgctgctagtTGCATAGCGGATGGAATTGCTGGGATGGAGAGCACTGATGGCATTGCTACTGGTGACAAGCCAGCCTCGTTATTCAGTTCGATAGAGAACAAAGATCCCTTTACATGTGAATCTCTTACAAAATTGTTAATTTTGATTGAAACGGCAGTGGGTCCACTATCAGAGAATGATGAAGTGGAAGTTCATGGGCGGGCAAGGAATCTGCTTGGTTTGATTCACATGTTACGGGAGATTCTAACTTGGAAGACTGAGGAGCAGGGCTTTATAAAAGATAACAGGATTGGTGAAATTGTGAACCTTCTGCAATCAATGTTTTCTGAAGAGCTAGGTCCGGTTTCTGTGAATGCTCAGAATAGAGTTCCTGTACCTGAGGGTCTTGTTCTTGAGGAAAATCTTGCTGATCTTGCCTGGACTTTAACTGAGGATGATACCGCTCCATCCATGTCAATTTCATTTTCCCTTCGAAGTCATCAACATGGGAAGACAAAGGATGCTGCTGCATCATCAGTTCGGTCAGCATCTCTGCTTGCTGAACACCGTAAACGGCATGGATTGTATTACCTTCCTACAGAGAAAGATGAGACTGAATCGAATGATTACCCACGTGCCAACGATCCTCTGTTGCCAGCCAGTCAAGGTGATGTACCTGAGGACCTTGTAAAGCTCACCAAGCAATCACTGATTCCCAGAAAGGTAAAGCACACAAAGCCACGCCCTGTAGTGATAAAACTGGATGAAGGTGATGGAGTCTCAACTTTTCCTTCGACAACagtgaaggaatcaaaagatgatTTGCTATCTGGTGCAATACATGATGCTCTTTTGGGAGAAGGCAAACCATCATCATCACAAAAAAGGTATTCGGACAAGTCATCCCGAGGAAGAGTCAAAGATATAGCAGATACTGGTGAATCTGTTTCTCAGTCAAAAGAAAATCTAGAGTCGGGTAATAGAGAACATCGGAGTTCAGGTTCTAAGAGTAAACATCGTGGTCATGGTAAAGAAAGACATAGAAGCCCTCAGAAGAatgaggagaaggaagagaaaaatCATAGGAACTCAGCAAGGAGCagtcatcatcatgaaagacaTAAGCATAGGCCAAGAGGGGAGGCTCTTCTAAATGTAGCTCCACGGGCACCAGTTATCCAACATTTCCTTTTGtga
- the LOC103712781 gene encoding calmodulin-binding protein 60 D-like isoform X2, with translation MAVSKLRAEDESDPDQPVAKRLRSVPSFASVIREAVVAKSLQNVCFALEPLLRRVVHEEVERGLVHVMQPPLRSPQMCIEEVEPSSCLQLAFARLLSRPIFTGSRIEDKEKNALQILLTDTRTGERSPTLLKIEIVVLDGDFPSGDQEQWTSDEFNGRIVKEREGKRPLLIGEHTVTLRDGMAHIGELMFTDNSSWIRSRKFRLGARVFPGSYDGPRIKEALTESFTVKDHRGESYKKHYPPSLGDKVWRLEKIGKGGAFDRRLAAAGIKTVQEFLKQLVIDPCRLRSILGPGMSDRQWERSINHARTCTIGEQRYMYRRQAYAVIMNPICEVVGIMINDVVSTPQHLSQQQMADFQQLILEAYHHCDKLEKVDGMSFDARTSLQPSVIGSSTWYSNHHESLRSQYPNEGIFELGTTPSTLQLGSNNWIQNTMLDTPDQLHEGY, from the exons ATGGCAGTTAGCAAGCTCCGTGCAGAAGATGAGAGTGATCCAGACCAACCCGTGGCCAAACGGCTGAGATCTGTGCCTTCCTTCGCATC TGTTATCAGAGAAGCGGTGGTGGCAAAATCCTTACAGAACGTCTGTTTTGCGTTGGAACCACTGCTTCGGAGGGTG GTGCATGAGGAGGTGGAGCGTGGACTGGTTCATGTCATGCAACCACCATTAAG ATCTCCGCAGATGTGCATTGAAGAGGTGGAGCCATCATCATGCTTGCAACTCGCATTCGCTCGACTGCTCTCACGCCCAATCTTTACCGGCAGCAGGATAGAAGACAAGGAGAAGAATGCACTTCAAATCCTGCTTACAGACACTCGAACCGGCGAAAGATCGCCAACCCTGCTCAAAATCGAAATAGTGGTCCTTGATGGAGATTTTCCTTCTGGGGATCAAGAGCAGTGGACCAGTGATGAGTTCAACGGTCGAATTGTCAAAGAACGGGAAGGGAAGAGGCCATTACTCATTGGGGAGCACACTGTAACATTACGAGATGGAATGGCTCACATTGGAGAACTCATGTTTACAGACAATTCAAGTTGGATAAGGAGCAGGAAATTCAGACTTGGTGCAAGAGTTTTCCCTGGAAGCTATGACGGACCAAGGATTAAAGAAGCACTGACAGAAAGTTTCACAGTTAAAGATCACCGGGGAGAAT CGTATAAGAAGCATTATCCACCATCCCTTGGCGACAAGGTCTGGAGGCTAGAGAAGATAGGGAAGGGTGGAGCTTTCGACAGGAGGCTGGCTGCTGCAGGAATTAAAACCGTCCAAGAGTTCTTGAAGCAATTGGTCATCGATCCCTGCCGCCTGCGCAGT ATACTGGGGCCGGGGATGTCAGACAGGCAGTGGGAAAGATCTATAAACCATGCAAGGACCTGCACCATAGGGGAGCAGCGATACATGTATCGCAGGCAAGCTTATGCTGTCATCATGAACCCTATCTGCGAGGTCGTAGGAATCATGATTAATGATGTTGTATCAACTCCGCAGCACCTTAGCCAACAGCAGATG GCTGATTTTCAGCAGCTGATCCTGGAGGCATACCACCATTGCGATAAATTGGAGAAAGTTGATGGGATGTCATTCGATGCAAGAACTTCTCTGCAACCAA GTGTGATAGGTTCCTCCACTTGGTATTCCAATCATCACGAGAGCTTGCGCTCGCAGTATCCAAATGAGGGGATTTTTGAGTTGGGAACTACTCCCAGCACTCTGCAGTTGGGATCTAATAACTGGATCCAAAACACGATGCTTGACACCCCTGATCAACTTCATGAGGGATACTGA
- the LOC103712781 gene encoding calmodulin-binding protein 60 D-like isoform X1, with protein sequence MAVSKLRAEDESDPDQPVAKRLRSVPSFASVIREAVVAKSLQNVCFALEPLLRRVVHEEVERGLVHVMQPPLRSPQMCIEEVEPSSCLQLAFARLLSRPIFTGSRIEDKEKNALQILLTDTRTGERSPTLLKIEIVVLDGDFPSGDQEQWTSDEFNGRIVKEREGKRPLLIGEHTVTLRDGMAHIGELMFTDNSSWIRSRKFRLGARVFPGSYDGPRIKEALTESFTVKDHRGESYKKHYPPSLGDKVWRLEKIGKGGAFDRRLAAAGIKTVQEFLKQLVIDPCRLRSILGPGMSDRQWERSINHARTCTIGEQRYMYRRQAYAVIMNPICEVVGIMINDVVSTPQHLSQQQMADFQQLILEAYHHCDKLEKVDGMSFDARTSLQPNDPMDAGVIGSSTWYSNHHESLRSQYPNEGIFELGTTPSTLQLGSNNWIQNTMLDTPDQLHEGY encoded by the exons ATGGCAGTTAGCAAGCTCCGTGCAGAAGATGAGAGTGATCCAGACCAACCCGTGGCCAAACGGCTGAGATCTGTGCCTTCCTTCGCATC TGTTATCAGAGAAGCGGTGGTGGCAAAATCCTTACAGAACGTCTGTTTTGCGTTGGAACCACTGCTTCGGAGGGTG GTGCATGAGGAGGTGGAGCGTGGACTGGTTCATGTCATGCAACCACCATTAAG ATCTCCGCAGATGTGCATTGAAGAGGTGGAGCCATCATCATGCTTGCAACTCGCATTCGCTCGACTGCTCTCACGCCCAATCTTTACCGGCAGCAGGATAGAAGACAAGGAGAAGAATGCACTTCAAATCCTGCTTACAGACACTCGAACCGGCGAAAGATCGCCAACCCTGCTCAAAATCGAAATAGTGGTCCTTGATGGAGATTTTCCTTCTGGGGATCAAGAGCAGTGGACCAGTGATGAGTTCAACGGTCGAATTGTCAAAGAACGGGAAGGGAAGAGGCCATTACTCATTGGGGAGCACACTGTAACATTACGAGATGGAATGGCTCACATTGGAGAACTCATGTTTACAGACAATTCAAGTTGGATAAGGAGCAGGAAATTCAGACTTGGTGCAAGAGTTTTCCCTGGAAGCTATGACGGACCAAGGATTAAAGAAGCACTGACAGAAAGTTTCACAGTTAAAGATCACCGGGGAGAAT CGTATAAGAAGCATTATCCACCATCCCTTGGCGACAAGGTCTGGAGGCTAGAGAAGATAGGGAAGGGTGGAGCTTTCGACAGGAGGCTGGCTGCTGCAGGAATTAAAACCGTCCAAGAGTTCTTGAAGCAATTGGTCATCGATCCCTGCCGCCTGCGCAGT ATACTGGGGCCGGGGATGTCAGACAGGCAGTGGGAAAGATCTATAAACCATGCAAGGACCTGCACCATAGGGGAGCAGCGATACATGTATCGCAGGCAAGCTTATGCTGTCATCATGAACCCTATCTGCGAGGTCGTAGGAATCATGATTAATGATGTTGTATCAACTCCGCAGCACCTTAGCCAACAGCAGATG GCTGATTTTCAGCAGCTGATCCTGGAGGCATACCACCATTGCGATAAATTGGAGAAAGTTGATGGGATGTCATTCGATGCAAGAACTTCTCTGCAACCAA ATGATCCAATGGATGCAGGTGTGATAGGTTCCTCCACTTGGTATTCCAATCATCACGAGAGCTTGCGCTCGCAGTATCCAAATGAGGGGATTTTTGAGTTGGGAACTACTCCCAGCACTCTGCAGTTGGGATCTAATAACTGGATCCAAAACACGATGCTTGACACCCCTGATCAACTTCATGAGGGATACTGA
- the LOC103712820 gene encoding protein SAR DEFICIENT 1-like, translating to MTFCIVLFPPALNSIIGEAVKAQSVQNFCMALEPLLRRVVKEEVEHALFQGAQALQRSPQMQVQVAESSSSFKLIFNKPLSLPIFTGSKIEDEDNNPLQILLIDTKNGKRPLNPLPSSMKVEIVVLDGDFPSEYHEDWTSEEFKNSIIRERSGKRPLLIGDVLVNLRDGIASIGELAFTDNSSWIRSRNFRLGARIVLGSKEGPRIKEAMTEPFVVKDHRGELYRKHHPPTLGDEVWRLEKIGKDGAFHRRLASKGINTVQDLLKLWSLDPHHLRQTLGMGMSDRMWEVTINHARTCDIGDRQYLFRASNCAVLLNPICQVMGAVFDGLTCWPNQFTHMQKSYVEQLVLEAYRHWDRVEELSADEPAQQVVMGSSRYSGHQESMRPDYKNLEFNQVGGLVNNPQVEASCWLQTTTEIRQPTVQQGDACDMSDLSSDTTLS from the exons ATGACATTTTGTATTGTTTTGTTCCCTCCTGCCCTTAACAGTATAATTGGGGAAGCTGTGAAGGCACAATCGGTGCAGAATTTCTGTATGGCTTTGGAACCCTTGCTTCGAAGAGTG GTTAAAGAGGAGGTGGAGCATGCACTATTTCAAGGTGCCCAAGCACTTCAGAG ATCTCCTCAAATGCAAGTCCAAGTAGCAGAATCATCATCAAGCTTCAAGCTTATTTTCAATAAACCACTTTCACTCCCAATCTTCACAGGGAGCAAGATAGAAGATGAAGATAATAATCCACTCCAAATCCTCCTCATAGACACAAAAAATGGGAAAAGGCCCCTCAACCCACTACCATCATCCATGAAAGTAGAAATAGTGGTCCTTGACGGAGATTTTCCTTCGGAGTATCATGAGGATTGGACCAGTGAAGAGTTCAAGAACAGCATCATTAGAGAAAGATCAGGGAAAAGACCATTGCTTATCGGGGATGTTCTCGTCAACTTAAGAGATGGGATTGCTTCCATTGGAGAACTTGCTTTCACGGATAATTCAAGCTGGATAAGGAGCAGAAACTTCAGACTTGGTGCCAGAATTGTGCTGGGGAGTAAGGAAGGACCAAGGATTAAAGAAGCAATGACAGAACCTTTTGTCGTCAAAGATCATCGAGGAGAAC TGTACAGAAAGCACCACCCACCAACTCTTGGAGATGAGGTTTGGCGACTGGAGAAGATAGGGAAGGATGGGGCCTTTCATAGGAGGCTAGCTTCCAAGGGCATCAACACGGTCCAAGACTTGTTGAAGTTATGGTCTTTGGATCCTCATCACCTCCGACAG ACGCTCGGAATGGGGATGTCGGATCGAATGTGGGAAGTAACAATCAATCATGCGAGGACTTGCGACATCGGTGACAGGCAATACTTGTTTCGCGCGTCTAATTGCGCTGTTCTATTGAACCCCATATGCCAAGTCATGGGGGCTGTTTTTGATGGATTAACATGCTGGCCAAACCAGTTTACTCATATGCAGAAA AGTTATGTAGAACAGCTGGTCTTAGAAGCATACAGGCACTGGGATAGGGTGGAAGAG TTGTCTGCAGATGAGCCAGCCCAGCAAGTTGTTATGGGGTCCTCCAGGTATTCAGGTCATCAAGAGAGCATGCGACCAGACTACAAAAATTTGGAATTCAATCAAGTAGGAGGTCTTGTGAACAATCCTCAAGTGGAAGCAAGTTGCTGGCTGCAAACAACAACAGAAATTCGACAGCCAACAGTTCAACAAGGCGATGCCTGCGATATGTCAGACTTGTCATCAGACACAACTCTGTCTTAG